The Thiomicrorhabdus aquaedulcis sequence CCACAGTAATTGCCAGGCCTGCTAAACCGCCTAAAATGGCCGGAAACTCTGGTCCTAAGGTTTTAGCCACCAACAACGCCGGAATCGTAAACGAAAATCCACCCAATAACGCAAATTTCCACGCGCCCAAACCCTCGCGCCAACTTTTATTTTCACCAAAAAACGCGTTAAAATCAGCACCATAATCAACGGTAAAAAACTCGCCACCACCACATCAATAGTGCTGGCGCTCACCGCAATGTGCATAATTTCGTCATAACTCGGGTTGACCAAACCTTGACCCATGCCCACAATCACCGGCGTGCCCACGGCACCATACGACACCGCGGCGCTGTCGGCAATTAATGCCAACACCACCGCCGCCATCGCCGGAAAACCCAGCGCTAATAACAAGGGCGCTACAATGGCCGCAGGGGTTCCAAAACCGCTTGCGCCTTCTAAAAAGGCCACAAACAACCAGCCGACAATCACCGTTTGTACGCGACGATCGGGCGAAATGCGAGTAAATCCTTCGCGAATCACCTCAAGCGCTCCACTGACTTTTAAAGTGTTTAGCAGCACAATCGCACCAAAGACGATGATTAAAATAGACGCAGCAATGACCCAGCCTTCTAAAATCGACGCTGCAATTTGAACCCCAGGCACCTGCCAAACCCACCAAGCCAAAGCGGTTACCAAAGCCAGGCTTAACGCCATAGCTCGACT is a genomic window containing:
- a CDS encoding L-lactate permease codes for the protein MTFVQALTTAMPVLAVLFFLVILRMPASRAMALSLALVTALAWWVWQVPGVQIAASILEGWVIAASILIIVFGAIVLLNTLKVSGALEVIREGFTRISPDRRVQTVIVGWLFVAFLEGASGFGTPAAIVAPLLLALGFPAMAAVVLALIADSAAVSYGAVGTPVIVGMGQGLVNPSYDEIMHIAVSASTIDVVVASFLPLIMVLILTRFLVKIKVGARVWARGNLRYWVDFRLRFRRCWWLKP